In a genomic window of Fundulus heteroclitus isolate FHET01 unplaced genomic scaffold, MU-UCD_Fhet_4.1 scaffold_64, whole genome shotgun sequence:
- the LOC118561471 gene encoding uncharacterized protein LOC118561471: protein MCVCVWWWWWVRVCARAHVLVCVLTCDISTDGVLYYCKGCCDSKRKVVTLTEEAEQIFKEFHASPFGAHCGIVKTRHEITKRFYWPGMTKDIEKWVRECAECQHGALTIKQEKRQIPIEVSKPFELIGMDLIGKVVKTDDNNQYIAVMVDYFTKWPEAYPLTSKSAADVAQCIIKFFYRFGAPKRILTDQGKEFVNELNKEPCRTLGIERSLCAPYHPQTNGLVEKLNGTIQRSLCKLVKERPNTWDKYLDAVMFGLRTKKQSTTKFSPFFVLFGTEARLPCEVPDNILIDSKIEESLDEESVLESIQKRDEIFKLVHHNIKTVQNKYKSTATDTSGLFKVGDRVLRKNVRSQQRKGGKLEQNWTGPYTIVKINNKSADLQSKTAFLPKISTDQLKIFLESEPKILHNFKKTEKQDITNIPPVVDPDVTTQPAEDPASTIPPVVDPDVTTQPAEDPASTIPPVVDPDVTTQPAEDPASTIPPVVDPDVTTQPAEDPASTIPPVVDPDVTTQPAEDPASTIPPVVDPDVTTLPAEDPASTIPPVVDPDVTTLPAEDPASTIPPVVDPDVTTQPAEDPASTIPPVVDPDVTTQPAEDPASTIPPVVDPDVTTLPAEDPASTIPPVVDPDVTTLPAEDPASTIPPVVDPDVTTQPAEDPASTIPPVVDPDVTTLPAEDPASTIPPVVDPDVTTQPAEDPASTIPPVVDPYSASEFMEAAMDPGVRTLSGCAKVEQYIRKAWDGTTAGIILSKIGPYKLFYSDICRTAPGRELESEVINAYMKLLEKKLNTSSAEKVMCIDSFAMTDVWHKKFPRFKWDPTDFKTLYGIVNDNHHWFAVIIYPKQRKSLLLDSLGEGSQKLRKCQDISRAFMRNQGMNVSRWECTTLPHPLQPDSNSCGVFAIKFVEKVLMGQQPVFPAGPKDVEILRWQIAVILLEASDDLTSICCICGHEEVDDSQDNKTIIWISCDVCARWFHHACLGCPDTSSAFTCEAC from the exons atgtgtgtgtgcgtgtggtggtggtggtgggtgcgtgtgtgtgcgcgcgcgcacgtgcttgtgtgtgttttaacatGTGATATTTCTACAGATGGAGTCTTGTATTACTGCAAAGGATGCTGTGATTCAAAACGCAAGGTAGTGACCTTAACAGAGGAAGCGgaacaaatatttaaagagTTCCATGCCAGTCCTTTCGGTGCCCACTGTGGCATTGTTAAAACAAGACACGAGATCACCAAGAGGTTCTACTGGCCTGGCATGACCAAAGATATTGAAAAATgg GTCAGAGAGTGTGCAGAGTGCCAGCATGGTGCGCTGACAATAAAGCAGGAAAAACGCCAAATCCCGATTGAA gtGAGTAAACCATTTGAACTCATTGGTATGGACCTTATTGGGAAGGTTGTGAAAACCGATGATAATAATCAATACATTGCCGTGATGGTTGATTATTTTACTAAATGGCCGGAGGCTTATCCTTTGACATCAAAGTCAGCAGCTGATGTTGCCCAGTGCATTATTAAGTTCTTTTATCGCTTTGGGGCTCCAAAGCGAATCCTCACTGATCAAGGGAAGGAATTTGTTAATGAG CTGAACAAAGAGCCATGCAGAACTCTGGGCATTGAGCGGAGCCTTTGTGCTCCGTATCACCCACAAACAAATGGTTTAGTTGAAAAACTAAATGGGACCATTCAAAG ATCACTGTGCAAACTTGTCAAAGAGAGGCCGAACACATGGGACAAATATTTGGATGCTGTGATGTTTGGTCTCAGAACCAAAAAACAATCAACAACAAAGTTTTCACCATTCTTTGTCCTATTTGGAACCGAGGCTCGGCTCCCATGCGAGGTTCCAGACAATATTCTG ATTGACAGCAAAATTGAAGAGAGTCTAGATGAGGAGTCTGTGTTGGAGTCCATCCAAAAAAGGGACGAAATCTTCAAATTAGTACACCATAACATCAAAACAGTTCAAAACAAATACAAGTCAACAGCAACAGACACATCAGGACTATTCAAGGTTGGAGACAGAGTCTTACGAAAAAATGTAAGGAGCCAACAGCGAAAGGGTGGGAAGTTGGAACAAAACTGGACCGGTCCTTATAcaatagtaaaaataaacaacaaaagtgCAGACCTCCaatcaaaaacagcttttttgccaaaaatcagCACAGACCAACTGAAAATATTCCTGGAATCAGAACCCAAAATTctacataactttaaaaaaacagaaaaacaggacaTCACCAACATTCCACCTGTTGTGGATCCAGACGTCACCACCCAGCCTGCAGAAGATCCTGCCTCCACCATTCCACCTGTTGTGGATCCAGACGTCACCACCCAGCCTGCAGAAGATCCTGCCTCCACCATTCCACCTGTTGTGGATCCAGACGTCACCACCCAGCCTGCAGAAGATCCTGCCTCCACCATTCCACCTGTTGTGGATCCAGACGTCACCACCCAGCCTGCAGAAGATCCTGCCTCCACCATTCCACCTGTTGTGGATCCAGACGTCACCACCCAGCCTGCAGAAGATCCTGCCTCCACCATTCCACCTGTTGTGGATCCAGACGTCACCACCCTGCCTGCAGAAGATCCTGCCTCCACCATTCCACCTGTTGTGGATCCAGACGTCACCACCCTGCCTGCAGAAGATCCTGCCTCCACCATTCCACCTGTTGTGGATCCAGACGTCACCACCCAGCCTGCAGAAGATCCTGCCTCCACCATTCCACCTGTTGTGGATCCAGACGTCACCACCCAGCCTGCAGAAGATCCTGCCTCCACCATTCCACCTGTTGTGGATCCAGACGTCACCACCCTGCCTGCAGAAGATCCTGCCTCCACCATTCCACCTGTTGTGGATCCAGACGTCACCACCCTGCCTGCAGAAGATCCTGCCTCCACCATTCCACCTGTTGTGGATCCAGACGTCACCACCCAGCCTGCAGAAGATCCTGCCTCCACCATTCCACCTGTTGTGGATCCAGACGTCACCACCCTGCCTGCAGAAGATCCTGCCTCCACCATTCCACCTGTTGTGGATCCAGACGTCACCACCCAGCCTGCAGAAGATCCTGCCTCCACCATTCCACCTGTTGTGGATCCTTACTCTGCCTCTGAATTTATGGAAGCAGCTATGGATCCTGGTGTGAGAACACTATCTGGCTGTGCGAAAGTAGAACAAT ATATTCGGAAAGCCTGGGATGGCACTACAGCAGGTATAATTCTGTCCAAAATAGGTccttataaattattttactcGGACATATGTCGAACAGCACCAGGAAGGGAACTGGAGAGCGAG GTGATCAATGCCTACATGAAGCTTTTGGAGAAAAAACTTAATACATCCTCTGCCGAGAAAGTCATGTGTATTGACTCTTTTGCCATGACTGATGTGTGGCATAAGAAATTTCCACGCTTCaag TGGGATCCCACAGACTTCAAAACTTTATACGGCATTGTTAATGACAACCATCACTGGTTTGCTGTT ATTATATatccaaaacagagaaaatctcTTCTTCTGGACTCGCTTGGGGAAGGTAGTCAGAAGTTGAGGAAATGCCAAGATATATCAAG AGCTTTTATGAGGAATCAGGGAATGAATGTGTCAAGATGGGAATGCACCACACTTCCACATCCCCTGCAACCTGACTCAAATTCCTGTGGAGTGTTTGCCATAAAG TTTGTTGAAAAAGTTCTGATGGGACAACAGCCTGTTTTTCCTGCTGGACCCAAGGATGTGGAAATACTACGTTGGCAGATTGCAGTCATTCTCTTGGAGGCCTCAG ATGACTTGACATCTATCTGCTGCATCTGTGGACATGAAGAGGTGGATGACTCCCAAGATAATAAGACCATTATTTGG ATATCCTGTGATGTGTGCGCGAGGTGGTTTCACCATGCTTGCTTGGGATGTCCAGACACATCATCAGCTTTTACTTGTGAAGCCTGTTAG